GACCATGTGAACCGATCTCAATCTTCTAACGACACTTTCCCAACTGTAAGCTTTGTTTTCTTCATCACTGAATTACCTCTGTCACTTGATGCAAATTGTCATCCTTGACCACTTTCTTCTGCTTTTTTTAAGCCTAAAAGGGATCAGATCCAGGGCATGTATTGATGTGAACTCTATATCATTTATAAGAGAATAAAGAACTATAGAGTTTGTTGTTAAACAAATGCATTATTGTAACTCTCATATTGTAGGTGATGCATATTGCGGCTGCAATGGAAATAAATTCAAGATTATTGCCAAGTCTGGGGAACTTGCATTCTTCTCTTCACTCAAAGGTTTGATAATTGTGAAGACTGAAAACAATTCTTTATTCTATATCAAAGGTTGGATAATTGTTGAAGTGCTCCCTTAGCAATGCTTTGTGTTTACATCATTTGGTATTTTTGCTCTGAAGGATATGGAAATACTCTAAGTTAATgcagctttctttctttcagcaCTGGATATTTCACCATTCGACACTATTTTGGCCCTTTTGTACATAACACCTTCAATCTTCAAGTAAACtttattgttcttctttttaaaCTATATACCTTTATTTTATCCCTTTCAGATTGTCGATGCCAATTCTTTTAAAGAATTTCGAAGTTATGCTCATGCATAAGATTGTGCAAAAGAAAGATCCCTATGCATTGGCTCACATTGtgaaaaatcttaattttttgtggatttttttttgtttcccataTTCAATAGCCTAAGCAACATGCGGTATACCCATGGGACAAGCTTCACAAGTATAATGTTTGGGCTCATAAGATATGTAGTGCTTATTTGTGTGCAATGACACTGAGCTTTCTTTAGGTCATGTAGtctctttcttcaatggattttctaattaatgtgACTATGCTGAAAGATTCTGCACACACTCATTTACTGCACTTCTGTTTGTTCACCATGCACATTTGTGCATATGCATTGGCTATTTGTGTGTTCTCTACTAGTGCTTGTGCCTGTTTTCTCTGGAGGCTTCATTTCCTTAGAGATGATGCTAGTGCATAGTTTTGTAATATGCAATGCTTACCACTTACAATTAATTagatcattttctcttttccatcttAACAGTCCATCGAATTTAAGGATATTGTTAAGATTGGACGAACTCACACTCAGGATGCAACTCCTTTGACACTGGGGCAAGAGTTTAGTGGCTATAGTACCCAAGTAAGCTTTCCTTTCTGCTGTTGTCTAGTGGTAGCACAAATTTAAGTCTGCCCTTCAGGAAGCGCAGATGTTAAGTTCCAAATCCTGCATGCTTAGTTGTAGTCTGTGATGTATGTACTTAGATGCCTGCTTGATTATCAGCCGGTGGCTCCAAGAGCTTCTATATCTATTGGCaaccaaaaaatggaaaaattaattGTTTATGTTTTTGGTTGTACAAAAGCATGATAGAGTATGTGGCAACATAGAGGATGCAATTCATCCAAGATGTTCCTATTGCAGGTTAAGTATGGAATTGACCGTGTCAACTGCACTCTACCTCGTATGTACCAGGTTTGTAGGAGATACATATGTTCTTGCTCTCAATGTTCCTTATTTTCAGAGTTCTGACAGTTGGGGTTTGAGCAGCTTGCACAAGGCGGTACTGCTGTAGGTACCGGTCTGAATACAAAGAAAGGGTAGGTTTGTCCTAACATAATTTCTTCAATCTCACCTCATTGTGTGCCGCCCATGATATAATGGTCATGGCTTTGCTTTATATTTCTAGTTCTCATCAAATCTTACCTGTTAGTGTTCTGATGATTCAATTATAACTTTAGCAACTTGGGCTGACTgcccaaaatgaaatttttactAAGAAAGCATGATATGGCCAATTGTAGATAGGTTGTTTGAGGCTGTTTTCTCTCTAGATATGTTTCAAGTTCACTTTAGTTATTCTCAGACAATATTGACAGTTGGGGGCTTTTCTTCAACGCATCACCAATTGAAGGGACACTTGTGCAGGTTTGATGTAAAGATAGCTGCAGCAGTAGCTGAGGAAACTAGTTTACCTTTCATCACTGCAGAAAACAAGTTTGAAGCCTTGGTAATGCTTTTATCCAAACCTTGTTCTTTACACTTTTTAGTTCTCTCTTGTTCTCTCTTCCATGTAGTAGGGAGATAACTAAGTGACCATGTTTAGTCTTTTTCAAtcatataataaaaagaaatttatattttcctcTATGTGCTGACCAGGCTGCACATGATGCTTTTGTGGAGACAAGTGGTGCCCTTAACACAGTAGCTACTTCTCTCATGAAGATTGCTAATGACATTCGTTTTTTGGGAAGGTCGGTTCACCACCAGAGCAAGAGTTATTACCTTCTATCATTGTCATTCCTTTTCTGTTATATTTTGTTCACATTTTTTGTGCTTAAAACAGTGGTCCCCGTTGTGGCCTTGGGGAACTTATTCTTCCAGAAAATGAGCCTGGCAGCAGTATTATGCCGGTAATGACAATATCATAACTACTATTGCAAGTTATAATTAAAACAACGAGTAGCTTGGGTCTTAGAACCTTAAATTGATAAAGCTACTCGACATCACTTCACTGAACCTATTCTATGGCAGGGGAAAGTCAACCCTACCCAATGCGAGGCTCTTACCATGGTTTGTGCACGGGTAAGAATTTTATCTTCAATTCCAATCTCTCTCAGGCCAATTTGTGAGTAGTTGATATGCTTGAGTtaaatgttattattttttaagtcACAGACTGAGGGAGTGTCCTCTGGTCACTCCATTTAGACGATGACCattctaaattgaaaaataatcagAAAATGACATCTTTCGCAGGTTATGGGAAATCATGTAGCCGTTACAGTGGGCGGATCAAATGGCCATTTTGAGCTGAATGTTTTCAAGCCAATGATTGCTAGTGGTCTCTTACAAGTGCGCTCCTCATCTTGTATTTTGTCATTGTTTAAAGTGTATATCCTTGATTTATGAGCCAAATAATGGACCAGCAATGCTGCTCTGTGCTACTTGATCGCTATAGCTAGACACAGTAGCGGGcctaaaaaattttcaaaatatgtgaaGCATTAAGTTTGATCATGTTTGGAAGTTCTGGAAATTATTGTTACATGAGGATAAATAGGCAAAAAATGTTTCGGTGTACAAATGGATAGAAACTAGTATTGAATGATTACACTTAATGAAAACAAGACAGGTCATTTTCTTGACAACATAGCACAGAAACTTTTTACATGCAGTTTTAGGTTCAATTAGTTTGTTATTTATTGATGCTTAACCTTTTGTTAATATTGTGGTCTATGGTTATTATTTGCTACATCACCAAATTGACTCATCTTGCgtttttgctcttctttttaCTTAGTCACTAAGACTACTGGGGGATGCCTCTTCTTCCTTTGACAAGAATTGCGTCCATGGAATTCAAGCTAACAGggaaagaatttcaaagttacTGCATGAGGTCAGCTGGGCTATTTCTTATAGTATATGGATATAATTTCTGTATTGTTAGAATCTGAAGCTGATTATTTGTTCTTGATGTGGGCTGAAATTGTGGGCCTTGCAGTCATTAATGCTTGTCACATCCTTGAACCCCGTAAGTGTCCAACTTCCTGCTGTATTCTAATCATAACTTTCAGTATATCTCTTCttgacattttttatattaaagaaaGAAGTTTTTTAAAGCAAATGATCCTGTTCATTCCAGAAAATTGGGTATGATAATGCTGCTGCAGTTGCCAAGAAAGCCCACAAGGAGGGATCTACTTTGAAGGTGACTTCCTTGATTCTATATTTACTTAGGTTTACATTGTAGACTTGAATGGAAAGCCTTTACAGTCAGCTTGGCTGTAACTTGTTATGCTAAACAATAAGGTTgtggataaaaagaaaagaagatcaaACTGAACATTTAGGTTTACATTGTAGACTTGAATGGAAAGCCTTTACAGTCAGCTTGGCTGTAACTCTTTAATGCTAAACAATAAGGTtgtggagaaaaagaaaggaagatcAAACTGAACATTTAGGCTTTTTAATATGGTTTAGTTTTGTGGAAACTTATCAAACCTAGTGTGTTATTTGACTTTGGTTTGCCAAACAAATGCTATCTGAACGGTTAGTATTATTCTGCAGTTAAACATCTATATTTGCTGTAGTTGTGTGATTCTGACATAGAAACTAGAAAGATTTATTAGATGAAAAGAGTTAGCATTTCTTTGCTTTAATTCATATGGTGCAAGTATAAATGATTTACACATCAATTTTTCCAGAGCTTGAGCTATAAGGAAAATGAGCAATAAAATGATTCAAATTATCCAAAATTCAACTTTTTATTCCTTTCATAGTTTCTGTCGACTGACACAGGGCGTTTTTAAACCTGAAGTGGTGAAAATGTGGTTAGTTTAGCGTGtctttgttgaatttttaatgaCAGCACGAGTTGCATTGCATCTATAATTTCCATAACTCATTGAAAAAGGGATTCACATTTGACTGGCTTGGAAGACAGATCCAGAGTGTGGTGTATTTTTTGTCAAGAAGATATGCTTATCGCCAAACCTTAGGTTGGTCTAGAGGCTAATGGGCTGCAAACTTGTTACCTGACTATGGGTTGCATATCTATGTCCCAAATGACACTTTTTGAGGAGGTACCCTGTGTAGTCTCATAACAGGTGCCATGGGGGTCCTCCAAATATGGTGTggtaaaaagaaagcaatgtTGCCTACAATGAATGTGGTGTACTTGCTTTGCATATGGTAAATGTATTAATTGTATTATTCTGCCTCAAagtatactttttttttctttttttctcaggAAGCTGCTCTAAAACTTGGAGTCCTTACAAGTGAAGAGTTCGACAATCTTGTCGTGCCTGAGAAAATGATTGGACCATCTGACTGAAAAGAACAATAGATTCTCAAGACAATCGATACTCTTAACTAACGGAAGATCAGCTATTATTACAATTTTCCCCGGCATTTTTGTCTGCTCCCTATGAAGGGTAGAGGGCTTATCGGATCATTAATTTAAGAACTCTATTATTGAGTGGGATTCTATCGATTGGTCTCAAGCTCTTATTAGTGACGCAGTTGATAAGGTTCTCTTCATCTCTGCTTGTCGAGGTTTGTAATGTTGACACAAGCAGTAAACAGAGGCAATAAGGAGGCCTACAATGAGCATGTTGTATACTAGAATTTTTTTGATGCCTGAATAAAAAGGGGGTTCTTCTCAACCCGGGGATGGGGGATGCCCTCCTTGGATTGTGGCATCAGGACGTTTTTATTGTCTTATCCATCTTTGACATAGAATTACATTCTGCTTGAGAGTCTTCCTAGAGATTGGCAGTTTTTACTTAGTGGGTTATTTACTTTTTAGCGGTTTGTGTACATGCATAAAAAGTCTTAGCACTAACAAGCAGATCAAAAGCAACCTTACTATTGTAATTaagggataagtacattaatggtgccataagttgtgtacggcgctcactttggtgccagaTGTTTTGccggatcatttaagtgccaaatcggaggaaaaatgatcattttggtGCTATCGACGACATATTCCGGCCAAactgattacgtggcttttatatttaaaaaaaaaaaattgagaagccttttaaacgacattgtttttCGTCTTCCTTAAGAAAGTagttttgccgtcctacgtggatggcctcacaaaaacgacgccgtttttattttatttgatttgatttggagattgaaattaggggtTTTTTGTCCGCTGTTGCTCGTCCACCGTCGCTTGGCCGCCATCCTCGGCCGTTGTCCCTTGGCCACCATCGCTTAGCCGCCATCTCTTGACCTCCATTGTAGTTGCTTGCTACagcaagataaaagaaaaaaaaaaaaaacaaacagaaaaccccaagagagagggaggtgtcAACGATGAGGGCGAAGGAGGGGATGGCAAGGCCACAGCCGCCGCCTTCGTAGCAGCTGGCTTCGCTGACAACCTCCGTGGCGTTCCAAATCTTTGCGGCTACTATTGGCCAAATCGCTCGTGCTTCTAGAGATTCTTCGAGCTCGCGTTTCCTCTGCACCCAACGGTAATCCTTGGGAGAAGGAGATGGTGGGGCTGAGATTCGGAGATTTGAAAGGTTGATAGGTTTCCTCTGCACCCAACGGTATTCCTTGGGAGAAGGAGATGGTGGGGCTGAGATTCGGAGATTTGAAAGGTTGATAGGTTTCCTCTGCACCCAACGATATTCCTTGGGAGAAGGAGATGGTGGGGCTGAGATTCagggatttgaaaggttgataGGGTGATTGAAAATGAGGGAAAACTACTAGGGGAGGGCGGAGGTGAACGcgtggtttcttttctggaaaattacTAGTGTTGCTGGTTCTGCGCTGCTGGTGTTGTTGGTTCAGCGCTGTTGGTGTTGCTGGATCTgttcggggaagaagatgaatctGTTTGGG
This region of Eucalyptus grandis isolate ANBG69807.140 chromosome 8, ASM1654582v1, whole genome shotgun sequence genomic DNA includes:
- the LOC104456729 gene encoding fumarate hydratase 1, mitochondrial; this encodes MAANVVSRRLSSGSAAPSHLAGALRYAACWRSYSTGFREERDTFGPILVPSDRLWGAQTQRSLQNFDIGGERERMPEPIVRAFGVLKKCAAKVNLEYGLDPSIGEAIMQAAQEVAEGKLNDHFPLVIWQTGSGTQSNMNANEVIANRAAEILGRKRGEKFVHPNDHVNRSQSSNDTFPTVMHIAAAMEINSRLLPSLGNLHSSLHSKSIEFKDIVKIGRTHTQDATPLTLGQEFSGYSTQVKYGIDRVNCTLPRMYQLAQGGTAVGTGLNTKKGFDVKIAAAVAEETSLPFITAENKFEALAAHDAFVETSGALNTVATSLMKIANDIRFLGSGPRCGLGELILPENEPGSSIMPGKVNPTQCEALTMVCARVMGNHVAVTVGGSNGHFELNVFKPMIASGLLQSLRLLGDASSSFDKNCVHGIQANRERISKLLHESLMLVTSLNPKIGYDNAAAVAKKAHKEGSTLKEAALKLGVLTSEEFDNLVVPEKMIGPSD